The sequence GTGGCGGCGCGAGGTACACCCCTTGGTAAGAAGGCAAACAACATGAGCACCGAAGTCCGCGTCCCCGCCCTGGGTGAAAGCGTCACCGAGGCCACCGTCGCCACCTGGTTCAAGAAACCCGGGGAGGCGGTCGAGACCGACGAGATGATCGCCGAGCTCGAGACCGACAAGGTCACGGTCGAGGTGCCCGCGCCGGCCGCCGGCACCCTGTCCGAGATCGTGGTGCAGGAGGGTGAGACGGTCGGCCCCGACGCCCTGCTCGCCACCATCGCCGAAGGCGCCTCCGCCGGGGCCGAGGACGTGAAGCCGCGCAGCGAGAAGGCCTCCGAAGGGGTTGCGCGCAGTGCCGCCAAGGCGGAAGCGGACGCCGATGCCGCCCGCTCCGGCGGGGAGAAGGTCGACGTCATGGTCCCCGCCCTCGGCGAATCCGTGACGGAAGCGACCGTCGCGAGCTGGTTCAAGAAGGTCGGAGACGTGGTCGAAGCCGATGAGATGATCGCCGAGCTGGAGACCGACAAGGTCTCCGTCGAGGTGCCGGCCCCCGTGGGCGGCGTCATCGCGGAGCTGATCGCCGAGGAAGGCGCCACGGTCGGCGCCGACGCGAAGCTCGCCATCATCACGGCCGGTGCGACCTCCGCCCCCACCACGAAACCGGCGGCCGAGGCTCCGGCGGCAGCACCTGCCTCCGGCGGCAAGGATGTGGAGGACGCGCCGTCGGCCAAGAAGCTGATGGCCGAGCGTGGCCTCACCCCCGATCAGGTCAACGGCACCGGCCGCGACGGCCGCATCATGAAGGAGGACGTGCTGCGTGCGCCCTCCGCCCCCGCCGAGGCACCGGCCCCCGCCCAGGCGCCCCGCGCCCCGGTCCCGGCCGACGATGCGGCCCGCGAAGAGCGGGTGAAGATGACCCGCCTGCGCCAGACCATCGCGCGGCGCCTCAAGGACGCGCAGAACACCGCGGCGATGCTGACCACCTATAACGAGGTGGACATGTCCGCGGTCATGGACCTGCGCAAGAAGTACAAGGACGAGTTCGAGAAGAAGCACGGCGTCCGCCTCGGCTTCATGTCCTTCTTCACCAAGGCGTGCTGCCACGCCCTCGTCGAAGTGCCCGAGGTGAATGCGGAGATCGACGGCACCGACATCGTCTACAAGAAGTTCGTGCATATGGGCATCGCCACCGGCACGCCCACGGGCCTCGTCGTGCCGGTCGTGCGCGACGCGGACAGCCTCAGCTTCGCGGGCATCGAGAAGAAGATCGGCGAGCTCGGCAAGCGCGCGCGCGACGGCAAGCTCTCCATGGCCGACATGCAGGGCGGCACCTTCACGATCTCGAACGGCGGCGTCTACGGCTCGCT is a genomic window of Pontivivens ytuae containing:
- the odhB gene encoding 2-oxoglutarate dehydrogenase complex dihydrolipoyllysine-residue succinyltransferase, with product MSTEVRVPALGESVTEATVATWFKKPGEAVETDEMIAELETDKVTVEVPAPAAGTLSEIVVQEGETVGPDALLATIAEGASAGAEDVKPRSEKASEGVARSAAKAEADADAARSGGEKVDVMVPALGESVTEATVASWFKKVGDVVEADEMIAELETDKVSVEVPAPVGGVIAELIAEEGATVGADAKLAIITAGATSAPTTKPAAEAPAAAPASGGKDVEDAPSAKKLMAERGLTPDQVNGTGRDGRIMKEDVLRAPSAPAEAPAPAQAPRAPVPADDAAREERVKMTRLRQTIARRLKDAQNTAAMLTTYNEVDMSAVMDLRKKYKDEFEKKHGVRLGFMSFFTKACCHALVEVPEVNAEIDGTDIVYKKFVHMGIATGTPTGLVVPVVRDADSLSFAGIEKKIGELGKRARDGKLSMADMQGGTFTISNGGVYGSLMSSPILNPPQSGILGMHKIQERPVVVNGQIVIRPMMYLALSYDHRIVDGKGAVTFLVRVKEALEDPQRLLMDL